The following are encoded together in the Phyllopteryx taeniolatus isolate TA_2022b chromosome 21, UOR_Ptae_1.2, whole genome shotgun sequence genome:
- the tpbga gene encoding trophoblast glycoprotein a isoform X2 codes for MPDLSHCRLLLLLLLPLGSVYAPPSFSCPTGCECSEAAHTVKCVAKDLRSVPLGIPGYARNLFITGNRIVRVGPESFKGLENVTNLSLSNNRISEVNSHAFAGLPSLRSLDLSSNQLAVVHPEAFTVANQSLRELNLSRALYNDSAVRDLATALRWSGLTSLRGLDLSHNGLIYLPPRIFSHLGALRRLLLANNSLVAVHNATLAGLEDLRELDLTLNSLKNVPEEGLRELDSLPEAKILLGENPFTCACGIEPFVRWLNRSRGRVRDPERLVCAFPAALRNSSLLSVVGASGSLGCRRRGAGAELALQTSYVFLGLVLGLVGLVFLLVLYLNRKGIKRRVYDMRDACRDVWEGYHYRFEIDSDPRLSQVSSGTDM; via the exons ATGCCGGACTTGAGCCACTGTCGTCTGctgctcctcctgctgctgccgCTGGGCTCCGTTTACGCACCGCCGTCGTTCTCCTGCCCGACGGGCTGCGAGTGCTCCGAGGCGGCGCACACGGTGAAGTGCGTGGCCAAGGACCTCCGCAGCGTCCCGCTCGGGATCCCCGGATACGCCCGGAACCTCTTCATCACCGGCAACCGGATCGTGCGCGTCGGCCCGGAGTCCTTCAAAGGCCTGGAAAACGTCACCAACCTCTCCCTCAGCAACAACAG GATTTCCGAGGTGAATTCTCACGCCTTCGCCGGCCTGCCGAGTCTTCGTTCCCTGGACCTGAGCTCCAACCAGCTGGCGGTGGTCCACCCGGAGGCCTTCACGGTGGCCAACCAATCCCTGCGCGAGCTCAACCTGAGCCGCGCCCTCTACAACGACTCGGCCGTGCGGGACTTGGCCACGGCGCTGCGCTGGAGCGGTCTGACGTCGCTGCGCGGCCTGGACCTGTCGCACAACGGCCTCATCTACCTGCCGCCACGTATCTTCTCCCACCTGGGCGCGCTTCGGCGCCTGCTGCTGGCCAACAACTCCCTGGTGGCCGTGCACAACGCCACCCTGGCCGGTTTGGAGGATCTCCGGGAGCTGGATTTGACGCTCAACTCGCTGAAGAACGTGCCCGAGGAGGGCCTGCGCGAGCTGGACTCGCTCCCCGAGGCCAAGATCCTCCTGGGGGAGAACCCGTTCACGTGCGCGTGCGGTATCGAACCTTTCGTCCGCTGGCTCAACCGTTCCCGGGGACGCGTCCGGGACCCGGAGCGGCTGGTTTGCGCCTTCCCCGCCGCCCTGAGGAACTCCTCCCTGCTCTCGGTGGTGGGCGCCTCCGGCAGCCTGGGGTGCCGCCGGAGGGGCGCTGGCGCCGAACTGGCCCTGCAGACCTCCTACGTGTTCCTGGGCTTGGTGCTGGGCCTGGTGGGCTTGGTCTTCCTCTTGGTGCTCTACCTGAACCGCAAGGGCATCAAGAGGCGCGTGTACGACATGCGCGACGCCTGCAGGGACGTGTGGGAGGGATACCACTACCGCTTCGAGATCGACTCGGACCCTCGCCTGTCCCAGGTGTCCTCGGGCACCGACATGTGA
- the tpbga gene encoding trophoblast glycoprotein a isoform X1, with protein sequence MPDLSHCRLLLLLLLPLGSVYAPPSFSCPTGCECSEAAHTVKCVAKDLRSVPLGIPGYARNLFITGNRIVRVGPESFKGLENVTNLSLSNNRPLVFQGSAAIRDELKKNLHLSSRISEVNSHAFAGLPSLRSLDLSSNQLAVVHPEAFTVANQSLRELNLSRALYNDSAVRDLATALRWSGLTSLRGLDLSHNGLIYLPPRIFSHLGALRRLLLANNSLVAVHNATLAGLEDLRELDLTLNSLKNVPEEGLRELDSLPEAKILLGENPFTCACGIEPFVRWLNRSRGRVRDPERLVCAFPAALRNSSLLSVVGASGSLGCRRRGAGAELALQTSYVFLGLVLGLVGLVFLLVLYLNRKGIKRRVYDMRDACRDVWEGYHYRFEIDSDPRLSQVSSGTDM encoded by the exons ATGCCGGACTTGAGCCACTGTCGTCTGctgctcctcctgctgctgccgCTGGGCTCCGTTTACGCACCGCCGTCGTTCTCCTGCCCGACGGGCTGCGAGTGCTCCGAGGCGGCGCACACGGTGAAGTGCGTGGCCAAGGACCTCCGCAGCGTCCCGCTCGGGATCCCCGGATACGCCCGGAACCTCTTCATCACCGGCAACCGGATCGTGCGCGTCGGCCCGGAGTCCTTCAAAGGCCTGGAAAACGTCACCAACCTCTCCCTCAGCAACAACAG GccactcgtatttcaaggcagCGCAGCGATTCGTGACGAACTCAAGAAAAATCTCCATCTGTCCTCCAGGATTTCCGAGGTGAATTCTCACGCCTTCGCCGGCCTGCCGAGTCTTCGTTCCCTGGACCTGAGCTCCAACCAGCTGGCGGTGGTCCACCCGGAGGCCTTCACGGTGGCCAACCAATCCCTGCGCGAGCTCAACCTGAGCCGCGCCCTCTACAACGACTCGGCCGTGCGGGACTTGGCCACGGCGCTGCGCTGGAGCGGTCTGACGTCGCTGCGCGGCCTGGACCTGTCGCACAACGGCCTCATCTACCTGCCGCCACGTATCTTCTCCCACCTGGGCGCGCTTCGGCGCCTGCTGCTGGCCAACAACTCCCTGGTGGCCGTGCACAACGCCACCCTGGCCGGTTTGGAGGATCTCCGGGAGCTGGATTTGACGCTCAACTCGCTGAAGAACGTGCCCGAGGAGGGCCTGCGCGAGCTGGACTCGCTCCCCGAGGCCAAGATCCTCCTGGGGGAGAACCCGTTCACGTGCGCGTGCGGTATCGAACCTTTCGTCCGCTGGCTCAACCGTTCCCGGGGACGCGTCCGGGACCCGGAGCGGCTGGTTTGCGCCTTCCCCGCCGCCCTGAGGAACTCCTCCCTGCTCTCGGTGGTGGGCGCCTCCGGCAGCCTGGGGTGCCGCCGGAGGGGCGCTGGCGCCGAACTGGCCCTGCAGACCTCCTACGTGTTCCTGGGCTTGGTGCTGGGCCTGGTGGGCTTGGTCTTCCTCTTGGTGCTCTACCTGAACCGCAAGGGCATCAAGAGGCGCGTGTACGACATGCGCGACGCCTGCAGGGACGTGTGGGAGGGATACCACTACCGCTTCGAGATCGACTCGGACCCTCGCCTGTCCCAGGTGTCCTCGGGCACCGACATGTGA
- the tmem222b gene encoding transmembrane protein 222, translating into MADLAEKKENMKNYHIASENINPLAARFPHCIVWTPIPVLSWLFPFIGHMGICTSSGVIRDFAGPYFVSEDNMAFGKPTKYWMLDVSKVYAGGLSAWDMAVHDASEEYKHRMHNLCCDNCHSHVAMALNLMRYDNSASWNMVKLCLLVLLHGKHVSCAGFLKTWLPFLMLLGVIVTVVLAINLR; encoded by the exons ATGGCAGATTTGGCcgagaagaaagaaaacatgaagaactATCACATAGCGTCGGAGAATATTAACCCGCTGGCTGCTCGCTTCCCGCACTGTATCGTGTGGACGCCCATCCCCGTGTTGTC ATGGTTGTTTCCATTTATTGGGCACATGGGCATCTGCACTTCCTCCGGAGTCATCCGCGACTTTGCCGGACCCTATTTTGTCTCC GAGGACAACATGGCTTTCGGGAAACCAACCAA GTACTGGATGCTGGACGTGAGCAAAGTTTACGCCGGTGGCTTGAGCGCCTGGGACATGGCCGTGCACGACGCTTCGGAGGAGTACAAGCACAGGATG CACAACCTGTGTTGCGACAACTGCCACTCGCACGTGGCCATGGCTCTCAACCTGATGCGCTACGACAACAGCGCGTCGTGGAACATGGTCAAGCTCTGCCTCCTGGTTCTCCTGCACGGAAAGCACGTCAG CTGCGCCGGGTTCCTGAAGACGTGGCTGCCCTTCCTCATGCTGCTGGGCGTCATCGTGACGGTGGTGCTCGCCATCAACCTCCGGTGA